AACGTTGCCATCATCACCAGCGCGGCAAACCAGGTTATCGTGTCCCACGCGCTTTTTTCTTTCAGCACATCGTCCCAAGTGAGCACGCCCGAGAGCAGCAGCAGGCTTAAGCCGATAAAGGCGGTGGTGGTGGCATCAACGGCAAAAGCCTTGCCGAACAGCATCGCCGGAACGCCCGCCCACAAAACCAGCAGCACGGCGAAAATGGCCAGCATGATTTTTTCGCCGCCGCTCATCGGCCCCAAACCGGCCAATTTTTCTTTGGCAAACTGCGCCGCATCGGGTGTTTCTTTAATCTCTGGCGGATAAATGAAATACAGCACCAGCGGCATCAGCACCATTGCAGCCAGCCCCGGCAGCAGCATCGCCAGCGCCCAAGTGCCCCAGCTTAAATGAATATCGGAGCCGGTAGCCTTGGCGATAATGTCCACCACCAGCGGATTGGGCGCGGTGGCCGTGATAAACATCGCCGAAGTAATCGGATTGCTGTGATAGTTTACCAAAGCCAGATATTTGCCGATGCGCCCCTGCGTGCCTTTTTCCGGGTCGGAATCATAGCTGGCGGCAATCGCCTTCATCACCGGGTGGATGATGCCGCCGCCGCGCGCAGTGTTGCTCGGCGTAACCGGTGCCAGCAGCAGCTCGGAAAGCGCCAGGCTGTAGCCGATGCCGATGGTTTTTTTGCCGAACAGCGAAATAAAATAATAGCCGATGCGCGCGCCCAAACCCGTTTTCAAAATGCCGCGCGAAATCATAATCGCCACACCGATCAACCAAATCAGCGGGCTGGCAAAGCTGCTGAGCGCATCTTTCACGGCATCGGCAGGCTTATCGGCGGTCACACCCGTGAGTGCCACCAGCATGATGGCGATAACCGACACCGCACCGATCGGCATGGCTTTGCCGATAATCGCCGCAATCACCCCCACAAACATCGCCAGCAGGTGCCAAGCCTGCGCCGTTACCCCTTCAGGCGCCGGCACCACAAACCAAATCACCAGGGCCAAGCCTACAGCAACCGCCGCCGGCAGCGGTTTGAAGCCGAATTTATCGCTCATTTGTTTCCTCACAGATTCAACACAGATAAAAATAATGCACTGCAACTATTTTAATCCAAGCCGCCGCCCGCAGATAGTGCAGACCGAAACCTTTTATCACGCCCCGGCCGTCTGAACGTTGCCTCTCCCGCGCCTTATCTGCGCATGCCATATAGTGTACCGCTTCATTTCTGTTACAGCACTGTCGTGCCCGCTCGAAAATAACGGCTCTGCAAACGCCGAAGCGGCAATCGAACGCGATACTCTGCTCAAACAGAATCTCTGCACCGTCCGAATTCTGCCGCCTTACCCGAAACAGAAGGGATTCACTGAAGCCGCAGCACGGCCGCAACAGAAATCCGCCCGGTCGGATTCCCCGCCCAAAGCATCATCAGGCAGGCGTTTCAGCGGCACCATGCCGGCCACCGAAAACTCATCAGGCCGTCTGAAAACCCGATGAACCCTTTTCAGACGGCCGCTGCGCAGGCAGTTTGCAAGACCAACCAAAGGGATTGATACCCCGCATTGAAAACCATTCAGGCCGTCTGAAACCGCCTGCGCATTTAGCGTGTTCAGACGGCCTTTGCCGGAGGGCTTTCCATGCGGCGCGGGGTCTAGAGAAGGCCGATAAGGTTCATCACCATGCGGGCAGAATTGGCCGAGGCCGTTTTCAAAAACTCATCGAAACTGACACCGGCCTGTTCGTCTGCCGCATCCGACACCGCGCGCACCACCACAAACGGCACCTTCAATTGGAAACAGGTTTGCGCAATGGCCGCCGCCTCCATCTCCACCGCCTGCACCCCGGCAAAATGGCGGCGGATAAATGCCGCTTTTTCTCCGCCGTGCACAAACTGGTCGCCGCTCACAATCAAGCCCCGGTGCACCGCCGCGCCCTCAAATGCCGCAGCCGCCGCTACGGCCGCTGCCGCCAGCGCCGCATCGCTCTCAAACACGGCAGGCAGTTGCGGCACCTGCCCTAAGGCATAACCGAAAGCGGTAACGTCCACATCATGATGCGCCAC
This genomic interval from Neisseria musculi contains the following:
- a CDS encoding DASS family sodium-coupled anion symporter, producing MSDKFGFKPLPAAVAVGLALVIWFVVPAPEGVTAQAWHLLAMFVGVIAAIIGKAMPIGAVSVIAIMLVALTGVTADKPADAVKDALSSFASPLIWLIGVAIMISRGILKTGLGARIGYYFISLFGKKTIGIGYSLALSELLLAPVTPSNTARGGGIIHPVMKAIAASYDSDPEKGTQGRIGKYLALVNYHSNPITSAMFITATAPNPLVVDIIAKATGSDIHLSWGTWALAMLLPGLAAMVLMPLVLYFIYPPEIKETPDAAQFAKEKLAGLGPMSGGEKIMLAIFAVLLVLWAGVPAMLFGKAFAVDATTTAFIGLSLLLLSGVLTWDDVLKEKSAWDTITWFAALVMMATFLNKLGLVSWFSVVLERNIAGLGLGWAGASALLVLAYMYAHYMFASTTAHITAMLGAFYAAGLSLGAPPMLFALIMAAASSIMMTLTHYATGTSPVIFGSGYTTLAEWWKAGFVMSVVNLLIFVFIGGVWWKVLGYW
- a CDS encoding 5'-methylthioadenosine/adenosylhomocysteine nucleosidase, with the translated sequence MTVKQTGGTVAVVGAMEQEIELLKNSMENAVTETFGRFTVYCGTLGGKKTVLALSGIGKANAAAVTAWVAGRFAPDCVINTGSAGGIGAGLKVGDVVVGTQVAHHDVDVTAFGYALGQVPQLPAVFESDAALAAAAVAAAAAFEGAAVHRGLIVSGDQFVHGGEKAAFIRRHFAGVQAVEMEAAAIAQTCFQLKVPFVVVRAVSDAADEQAGVSFDEFLKTASANSARMVMNLIGLL